The Candidatus Mycolicibacterium alkanivorans genome contains a region encoding:
- a CDS encoding virulence factor Mce family protein yields MSTKLNVRNLGLLKMSRVSAIIATLAVVLGLVAALVGYQLYKKMTTNTVVAYFSQALALYPGDRVQIMGVKVGNIDKIEPAGDRMKVTFHYANKYKVPANATATILNPSLVASRVIQLAPAYTGGPVLADNAVIPIERTQVPVEWDDLRNQISELLTEFGPTPDQPKGPFGNAIESLANGLEGKGEQINTTFRALSDAVTALDEGRGDLFGVLKSLALFVNALHKSDQQLVSLNTNLATLTNSFTNSDQEVANAVRDINTLLTTARKFIDDNGSVLSKDISNLADVTNQLMQPDARNGIETVLHVYPTLAANLQNIYHPTHGALVAIPVVASFANPMQFLCSAIQAGSRLGYQDSAELCAQYLAPILDAIKFNFPPFGVNQFSAAETLPKYVAYSEPRLQPPPGYKDTTVPGIWSRDTLFSHGNHEAGWIVAPGMQGVDVQAFTANMLTPDSLAALMGGPDPASIPPAGPPGGAPPNAYDQSNPLPPPWYPGPIPPPAPAPDVIPGPLPVSQQINGGAPPPAPAGPPLPAEMGSGQ; encoded by the coding sequence ATGTCGACGAAACTCAACGTGCGAAACCTGGGCTTGCTGAAGATGTCGCGGGTGTCCGCGATCATCGCGACGCTGGCGGTGGTCCTCGGACTGGTCGCGGCGCTTGTCGGTTACCAGCTGTACAAGAAGATGACGACCAACACCGTGGTCGCTTACTTCTCTCAAGCGCTTGCGCTCTACCCCGGCGACCGGGTCCAGATCATGGGCGTCAAGGTCGGCAACATCGACAAGATCGAGCCGGCCGGCGACAGGATGAAGGTCACCTTCCACTACGCCAACAAGTACAAGGTGCCCGCCAACGCGACTGCGACGATCCTGAACCCGAGTCTGGTCGCCTCCCGCGTGATCCAGCTTGCGCCGGCCTACACCGGCGGCCCCGTGCTGGCCGACAACGCCGTCATCCCGATCGAGCGCACCCAGGTGCCGGTCGAGTGGGACGACCTGCGTAACCAGATCTCCGAACTGCTCACCGAGTTCGGCCCCACGCCCGATCAGCCCAAGGGTCCGTTCGGCAACGCCATCGAGTCCCTGGCCAACGGCCTGGAGGGCAAGGGCGAGCAGATCAACACGACCTTCCGCGCCCTCTCGGATGCGGTGACCGCCCTCGACGAGGGGCGTGGCGACCTCTTCGGGGTGCTCAAGAGTCTGGCGCTGTTCGTCAACGCGCTGCACAAGAGCGATCAGCAACTCGTCTCGCTGAACACCAACCTGGCGACCCTGACCAACTCGTTTACCAACTCCGACCAGGAAGTGGCGAACGCGGTACGGGACATCAACACGCTGTTGACCACGGCGCGCAAGTTCATCGACGACAACGGCTCGGTGCTGAGCAAGGACATCAGCAACCTGGCCGACGTCACCAACCAGCTGATGCAGCCCGATGCCCGCAACGGCATCGAGACGGTGCTGCACGTCTATCCGACCCTGGCAGCCAACCTGCAGAACATCTACCACCCGACGCACGGCGCCCTGGTCGCCATCCCGGTGGTCGCCAGCTTCGCCAACCCGATGCAGTTCCTCTGCAGCGCAATCCAGGCCGGCAGCCGGCTGGGATACCAGGACTCGGCCGAACTGTGCGCCCAGTACCTGGCGCCGATCCTGGATGCCATCAAGTTCAACTTCCCGCCGTTCGGCGTCAACCAGTTCTCCGCGGCGGAAACATTGCCGAAATACGTCGCCTACTCCGAACCCAGGCTGCAGCCGCCGCCCGGATACAAGGACACGACCGTGCCCGGCATCTGGTCGCGCGACACGTTATTCTCGCACGGCAACCACGAAGCGGGCTGGATCGTCGCACCCGGCATGCAGGGTGTCGACGTGCAGGCGTTCACCGCCAACATGCTGACCCCGGATTCGCTCGCCGCACTGATGGGCGGCCCGGACCCGGCCTCCATCCCGCCGGCCGGCCCGCCGGGAGGAGCGCCGCCGAACGCCTACGACCAGAGCAACCCGCTTCCGCCGCCGTGGTATCCGGGGCCGATCCCGCCCCCGGCGCCCGCACCGGATGTGATCCCGGGCCCGCTGCCGGTGTCGCAGCAGATCAACGGTGGCGCTCCGCCGCCGGCCCCGGCCGGCCCACCGCTGCCCGCTGAGATGGGGAGTGGGCAGTGA
- a CDS encoding MCE family protein — MRTLETDNRIKNGLAGIVIVLLVIAVGQSFVSIPQLFAQPTYYGQFADSAGINPGDKVRIAGMEVGQVKSLAIEGDHVLVGFSLAGREIGTDSRMAIRTETILGRRAVEIEPRGEKALKPRGVLPVGQTTTPYQIYDAVFDATKTTQGWDLETVKRSLNVLSETIDQTYPHLSAALDGVARFSDTIGKRDVQFKQLLANANKVAAVLGNRSEQINRLAVNAQTLLAALNERGRAIDYLLQNVSEISQQFAGFINDNPNLNHVVEQLHTISDVLVKHKVDLADSFITASKFMGALAEAIGSGPYFKTLVVNLIPYQILQPWVDAAFKKRGIDPEEFWRNAGLPAFRFPDPNGARQPNGAPPAAPTPLEGTPDHPGPAVGPGSPCSYTPPADGIPTSANPLPCAGLTQGPFGPVPGGYPAADVPISAPNPAAVPGPGVPSAAVPGELSPNVAGVPAAPLAPGPPGARTVPVGPLPGPADNTPGIAPPPPAFLGPIPPAGPGPQVPPVGNLAPVDQGGGA; from the coding sequence ATGAGGACGCTCGAGACGGACAACCGGATCAAGAACGGCCTGGCCGGCATCGTGATCGTGCTGCTGGTCATCGCCGTGGGCCAAAGCTTCGTGAGTATTCCGCAGCTGTTCGCGCAGCCCACCTACTACGGCCAGTTCGCCGACTCGGCCGGCATCAATCCGGGTGACAAGGTGCGCATCGCCGGCATGGAGGTCGGCCAGGTCAAGTCGTTGGCCATCGAGGGTGACCACGTGCTGGTCGGATTCTCGTTGGCCGGCAGGGAGATCGGCACAGACAGTCGGATGGCCATCCGCACCGAGACCATCCTGGGCAGGCGTGCCGTCGAGATCGAGCCACGCGGTGAGAAGGCCCTCAAGCCCCGGGGCGTTCTGCCGGTCGGTCAGACCACCACCCCTTATCAGATCTACGATGCGGTCTTCGACGCCACCAAGACCACCCAGGGATGGGATCTCGAGACTGTCAAGCGTTCGTTGAACGTGTTGTCGGAGACCATCGATCAGACCTATCCGCACCTGAGCGCCGCACTCGACGGCGTGGCCCGGTTCTCCGACACCATCGGAAAGCGTGACGTGCAGTTCAAGCAGCTGCTGGCCAACGCGAACAAAGTCGCCGCCGTGCTGGGTAACCGCAGCGAGCAGATCAACCGCCTGGCGGTCAATGCGCAGACGCTGCTGGCCGCGCTTAACGAGCGTGGCCGCGCAATCGACTACCTGCTGCAGAACGTCTCGGAGATCTCCCAACAGTTCGCCGGGTTCATCAACGACAACCCGAACCTGAATCACGTTGTGGAGCAGCTACATACGATCAGCGACGTGCTGGTCAAGCACAAGGTCGACCTAGCCGACTCGTTCATCACGGCGTCGAAGTTCATGGGTGCCCTCGCCGAGGCGATCGGCTCGGGCCCGTACTTCAAGACCCTGGTCGTCAACCTGATCCCTTACCAGATCCTGCAGCCGTGGGTGGATGCCGCGTTCAAGAAGCGCGGCATCGACCCCGAGGAGTTCTGGCGCAACGCGGGCCTGCCGGCGTTCCGGTTCCCGGACCCCAACGGAGCGCGCCAACCCAACGGTGCCCCACCGGCTGCACCGACGCCTCTGGAAGGCACGCCGGACCATCCCGGTCCTGCGGTCGGGCCCGGCTCTCCGTGCTCGTACACCCCGCCCGCGGACGGCATTCCGACGTCGGCCAACCCGCTGCCGTGCGCCGGCCTGACGCAAGGCCCGTTCGGCCCGGTGCCGGGCGGATACCCCGCCGCCGATGTGCCGATCTCGGCCCCCAACCCGGCCGCGGTGCCCGGTCCGGGTGTGCCCAGTGCCGCTGTGCCAGGCGAACTTTCGCCCAACGTTGCGGGCGTGCCGGCGGCTCCGCTGGCGCCCGGACCGCCCGGCGCGCGCACTGTGCCGGTCGGACCATTGCCTGGCCCCGCCGACAACACGCCCGGTATCGCACCGCCGCCGCCGGCGTTTCTCGGACCCATCCCGCCAGCGGGTCCCGGTCCGCAGGTGCCGCCGGTCGGCAACCTGGCACCTGTCGATCAGGGAGGGGGAGCCTAA